In Pomacea canaliculata isolate SZHN2017 linkage group LG12, ASM307304v1, whole genome shotgun sequence, a single genomic region encodes these proteins:
- the LOC112576678 gene encoding tubulin beta chain, with protein MGTLLISKIREEYPDRIMLSFSVVPSPKVSDTVVEPYNATLSVHQLVENTDESYCIDNEALYDICFRTLKLTTPTYGDLNHLVSATMSGVTTCLRFPGQLNADLRKLAVNMVPFPRLHFFMPGFAPLTSRGSQQYRALTVPELTQQMFDSKNMMAACDPRHGRYLTVAAIFRGRMSMKEVDEQMLNVQNKNSSYFVEWIPNNVKTAVCDIPPRGLKMSATFIGNSTAIQELFKRISEQFTAMFRRKAFLHWYTGEGMDEMEFTEAESNMNDLVSEYQQYQDATAEEEGELEEEEEEEA; from the coding sequence GTTTCCGACACTGTGGTGGAGCCTTACAATGCAACCCTGTCTGTTCACCAGCTTGTTGAGAATACTGATGAAAGCTACTGCATTGACAATGAAGCTTTGTATGACATTTGCTTCAGGACATTGAAGCTGACAACACCAACCTATGGTGATCTCAATCACCTTGTCTCGGCAACCATGTCTGGTGTCACAACTTGTTTGCGTTTCCCTGGTCAGCTCAATGCAGATTTGCGCAAATTGGCCGTCAACATGGTTCCCTTCCCTCGTCTCCATTTCTTCATGCCAGGCTTTGCTCCCCTGACCTCCCGTGGCTCTCAGCAGTACCGGGCTTTGACTGTGCCAGAGCTGACCCAGCAGATGTTTGATTCCAAGAACATGATGGCTGCCTGCGATCCTCGTCACGGCCGATACCTGACTGTGGCCGCCATCTTTCGTGGGCGCATGTCCATGAAGGAAGTGGATGAACAAATGCTGAATGTCCAGAACAAGAACAGCAGCTACTTCGTAGAGTGGATCCCCAACAATGTCAAGACTGCTGTCTGCGACATCCCACCACGAGGTCTCAAGATGTCAGCTACCTTCATAGGAAACTCTACAGCCATCCAAGAGCTGTTCAAGCGGATCTCCGAGCAGTTCACAGCCATGTTCCGACGCAAAGCTTTCCTGCACTGGTACACAGGGGAGGGCATGGATGAGATGGAATTCACAGAGGCCGAGTCCAACATGAACGACCTGGTGTCTGAATACCAGCAATATCAGGATGCCACTGCAGAAGAAGAGGGAGAGcttgaagaagaggaagaggaggaagcataa